AAGGCGCCAATATCGGTGCGGCCCGGAATCGCCATCTTGGCAAGAATCTCTGACCAGGCGTAGATCGTGTCGCCGGCAAAGCTGGGGTTGGTGTGGCGCCCGCTGTTGATGGCCGCAATGCTCAGCGCATTGGCCAGCCCGTTGAACGACAACGAACGCGCCAGGCTGATGATGTGGCCGCCGTACACGATCCGCCGGCCAAACCGCCCTTCCCGCTCAACGTGGAGGTTGAAGTGGACCCGCGCTGTGTTCTGGTAGAGCCGGGTCGCCTGCATGTGCTCGGCCTCCTCAATCGTGACCCCGTCCACGTGATCGATCTTCTCACCCACCTCGTAATCGTCCCAGAGGTAGTTGCTGCCGGCGTGGGCCAGATTGTAGTTCGCCGCCGATACGGTGTACGGGACGGTCAAATCGGTGACCGGTACCGAGTCGGGCAGGTCGGGGACAACCGTCTCCGGTGCCGGTGCGTTCGGGTCGCGCTTCCGCACCATCACCCAGCGGATGTATTCGAGCACGACCTCGTCCCATTGGTTCACCCCCACCGAGTGGACATACACCACACCGGTTTTGCCGTCTTTGTTCTGGCGCAAACCGATCACCTTTGAAGTGGTGGAAAGGGTGTCGCCGGGGTAGACCACTGCGCCAAAGCGTCCACCGGCGTAGCCGAGATTGGCAATCGCGTTGAGCGAGATGTCGGGTACCGTCTTACCGAAGACGATATGAAACACCAGCAGGCTATCAATCGGCGCTCGCTCCAGCCCCAACGATTGCGCAAAGGGGGTTGATGAGGTAAGCGCAAAGCGGGAACCGTACAGCGACGTGTAGAGGGCAACGTCGCCTTCGGTAATCGTGCGCGGCGTGGCGTGGACAATCGTCTGACCAAGCCGAAAATCCTCGAAGAAGTTGCCGGGATTGGTTTTAGCGCTCATCCCTCTCTCCTTGCTGCACCGTCACAGACCATACGCCTGGGCCAGGTCGGGGTCTTTCTTCGCAATCATCCGCGCCAGATCAACGATCACCTTCGCCTGCTTCCAGGTCGCATCGTCTTGCATCTTGCCGTCAATCATCGCCACCCCCGAACCATCGGGCATCGCCTCCAGGATGCGTTTGGCGAAGAGCACCTCGTTCACGTCCGGGCTGAAGACGCGCTTGGCGATGG
This genomic window from Chloroflexus aurantiacus J-10-fl contains:
- a CDS encoding MaoC family dehydratase; amino-acid sequence: MSAKTNPGNFFEDFRLGQTIVHATPRTITEGDVALYTSLYGSRFALTSSTPFAQSLGLERAPIDSLLVFHIVFGKTVPDISLNAIANLGYAGGRFGAVVYPGDTLSTTSKVIGLRQNKDGKTGVVYVHSVGVNQWDEVVLEYIRWVMVRKRDPNAPAPETVVPDLPDSVPVTDLTVPYTVSAANYNLAHAGSNYLWDDYEVGEKIDHVDGVTIEEAEHMQATRLYQNTARVHFNLHVEREGRFGRRIVYGGHIISLARSLSFNGLANALSIAAINSGRHTNPSFAGDTIYAWSEILAKMAIPGRTDIGALRVRTVATKDRPCHDFPYRDAEGNYDPAVVLDFDYTVLMPRRG